The Musa acuminata AAA Group cultivar baxijiao chromosome BXJ1-3, Cavendish_Baxijiao_AAA, whole genome shotgun sequence genome window below encodes:
- the LOC135617013 gene encoding cytochrome c oxidase subunit 6b-2-like has translation MAEIELKTAPADFRFPTTNQTRHCFTRYIEYHKCVAAKGEETPDCHKFAKYYRSLCPGEWVEKWNEQRANGTFPGPL, from the exons ATGGCGGAG ATTGAGTTGAAAACAGCACCAGCCGATTTTCGCTTTCCCACTACAAATCAAACCAGGCACTGTTTCACTCGCTACATCGAATATCACAA GTGTGTGGCAGCTAAGGGTGAGGAGACTCCTGATTGTCATAAGTTTGCCAAATACTATAGATCTCTCTGCCCGGGGGAATGG GTTGAGAAGTGGAATGAGCAAAGGGCAAATGGCACATTTCCTGGTCCCCTGTAA
- the LOC135635902 gene encoding glycine-rich cell wall structural protein 2-like has translation MAATRASAVALVLFSLSLAMVATECRPARKDLGLALGGGLGLGLDLGLGGGGSASGSGSGSASASASGSGSASGSGSGSYAGSYAGSYAGSGGSGAGSSAGSGAGSGAGQGGGRGGGSGSGYGEGHGYGEGHGNGSGSGYGEGYGYGSGSGDGRH, from the coding sequence ATGGCAGCTACGAGAGCTTCCGCTGTAGCATTGGTGTTGTTCTCATTGTCACTGGCAATGGTCGCCACTGAGTGCCGGCCTGCCCGGAAAGACCTCGGCCTCGCCCTGGGTGGCGGCCTGGGCCTCGGTCTCGACCTCGGGCTAGGTGGTGGAGGCTCGGCCTCCGGCTCAGGCTCCggttccgcctccgcctccgcctccgggtCTGGCTCTGCCTCGGGTTCGGGTTCTGGTTCCTACGCCGGGTCGTACGCGGGCTCGTACGCTGGTTCGGGCGGTTCAGGCGCAGGCTCTTCGGCTGGTTCTGGTGCGGGGTCCGGTGCCGGCCAAGGAGGCGGGCGTGGCGGGGGCTCGGGGTCTGGCTACGGCGAGGGCCATGGCTACGGTGAGGGCCATGGAAACGGGTCCGGGTCGGGTTATGGCGAAGGCTATGGATATGGATCCGGATCCGGTGATGGGCGTCACTGA